One part of the Paramormyrops kingsleyae isolate MSU_618 chromosome 2, PKINGS_0.4, whole genome shotgun sequence genome encodes these proteins:
- the ptger4a gene encoding prostaglandin E receptor 4 (subtype EP4) a isoform X1: MTNSTGAHRTKDPTIPCIMFILGVVGNVIAIVVLCKSRREQKETTFYTLVCGLAITDLLGTLLASPVTIATYMKGSWPGGDPLCQYFGIILLFFSLAGLSIICAMSIERYMAINHAYFYNHYVDQRLAGLTLLTIYIVSISFCALPSMGLGEVKKQHPQTWCFIDWRSNVSRHAAFSYMYAGFSSFLILATVICNALVSSALIRMHRRFVRRTSLGKEQGESTDLRRRRSFRRMAGAEIQMVILLIATSAVILICSIPLVVQVFVNQLYQPQVEIRLEKNPDLLAIRFASVNPILDPWIYILLRKTVLLKVKEKIKWLFCKIGSRHKQQHRDGAHCMDGHHLSSIGSRSSSLLVSQRERKASSSTSQTFLYISDNSHSFSSSSFKIGQVGSAFSVFQS; this comes from the exons ATGACGAACAGCACCGGGGCACATAGGACTAAAGACCCAACCATACCTTGTATTATGTTTATTCTCGGAGTGGTCGGTAACGTGATCGCTATTGTCGTGCTTTGCAAGTCAAGAAGGGAGCAAAAAGAGACCACGTTTTATACCTTGGTTTGTGGACTGGCGATTACTGACCTTTTGGGAACTTTGCTTGCAAGTCCGGTGACCATAGCCACTTATATGAAGGGCTCTTGGCCTGGGGGAGACCCGCTCTGCCAGTACTTCGGCATCATCCTTCTCTTCTTCTCTTTGGCCGGACTCAGCATAATCTGTGCCATGTCGATCGAAAGGTACATGGCTATTAACCACGCGTACTTCTACAACCATTACGTGGACCAGAGACTGGCGGGCTTAACCCTCTTAACCATCTACATCGTCAGCATTTCATTTTGCGCTTTACCCAGCATGGGTCTGGGTGAGGTGAAGAAGCAGCATCCGCAGACTTGGTGCTTCATTGACTGGCGGAGTAACGTCAGCAGGCACGCCGCCTTCTCCTACATGTATGCGGGCTTCAGCTCTTTTCTCATCCTGGCCACGGTGATCTGCAACGCCTTGGTCAGCAGCGCTCTGATCAGGATGCACAGGAGGTTTGTCCGCAGGACGTCTCTCGGAAAGGAGCAGGGAGAAAGTACCGACCTTCGCAGACGGCGTAGCTTTCGGCGGATGGCAGGCGCCGAGATTCAGATGGTCATTTTATTAATAGCCACGTCTGCCGTGATACTCATTTGCTCTATTCCACTTGTG GTGCAGGTATTTGTGAACCAGCTGTACCAGCCACAGGTGGAGATAAGGTTGGAGAAGAACCCTGATCTGCTAGCCATCCGCTTTGCCTCTGTCAACCCCATCCTGGACCCCTGGATCTACATCTTGCTGCGAAAGACTGTACTCCTCAAGGTCAAAGAGAAGATCAAGTGGCTCTTCTGCAAAATCGGCAGCCGTCACAAGCAGCAGCATCGGGATGGTGCCCACTGCATGGATGGACATCACCTCTCCTCCATTGGTTCACGCAGCTCCTCCCTACTGGTGTCCCAGAGAGAACGGAAGGCGTCCTCCAGCACTTCACAGACGTTCCTCTATATCTCTGATAATAGCCACAGCTTCTCCTCTAGCAGCTTCAAGATCGGTCAGGTGGGCTCTGCCTTTTCAGTGTTTCAGTCGTGA
- the ptger4a gene encoding prostaglandin E receptor 4 (subtype EP4) a isoform X2: MTNSTGAHRTKDPTIPCIMFILGVVGNVIAIVVLCKSRREQKETTFYTLVCGLAITDLLGTLLASPVTIATYMKGSWPGGDPLCQYFGIILLFFSLAGLSIICAMSIERYMAINHAYFYNHYVDQRLAGLTLLTIYIVSISFCALPSMGLGEVKKQHPQTWCFIDWRSNVSRHAAFSYMYAGFSSFLILATVICNALVSSALIRMHRRFVRRTSLGKEQGESTDLRRRRSFRRMAGAEIQMVILLIATSAVILICSIPLVVFVNQLYQPQVEIRLEKNPDLLAIRFASVNPILDPWIYILLRKTVLLKVKEKIKWLFCKIGSRHKQQHRDGAHCMDGHHLSSIGSRSSSLLVSQRERKASSSTSQTFLYISDNSHSFSSSSFKIGQVGSAFSVFQS; encoded by the exons ATGACGAACAGCACCGGGGCACATAGGACTAAAGACCCAACCATACCTTGTATTATGTTTATTCTCGGAGTGGTCGGTAACGTGATCGCTATTGTCGTGCTTTGCAAGTCAAGAAGGGAGCAAAAAGAGACCACGTTTTATACCTTGGTTTGTGGACTGGCGATTACTGACCTTTTGGGAACTTTGCTTGCAAGTCCGGTGACCATAGCCACTTATATGAAGGGCTCTTGGCCTGGGGGAGACCCGCTCTGCCAGTACTTCGGCATCATCCTTCTCTTCTTCTCTTTGGCCGGACTCAGCATAATCTGTGCCATGTCGATCGAAAGGTACATGGCTATTAACCACGCGTACTTCTACAACCATTACGTGGACCAGAGACTGGCGGGCTTAACCCTCTTAACCATCTACATCGTCAGCATTTCATTTTGCGCTTTACCCAGCATGGGTCTGGGTGAGGTGAAGAAGCAGCATCCGCAGACTTGGTGCTTCATTGACTGGCGGAGTAACGTCAGCAGGCACGCCGCCTTCTCCTACATGTATGCGGGCTTCAGCTCTTTTCTCATCCTGGCCACGGTGATCTGCAACGCCTTGGTCAGCAGCGCTCTGATCAGGATGCACAGGAGGTTTGTCCGCAGGACGTCTCTCGGAAAGGAGCAGGGAGAAAGTACCGACCTTCGCAGACGGCGTAGCTTTCGGCGGATGGCAGGCGCCGAGATTCAGATGGTCATTTTATTAATAGCCACGTCTGCCGTGATACTCATTTGCTCTATTCCACTTGTG GTATTTGTGAACCAGCTGTACCAGCCACAGGTGGAGATAAGGTTGGAGAAGAACCCTGATCTGCTAGCCATCCGCTTTGCCTCTGTCAACCCCATCCTGGACCCCTGGATCTACATCTTGCTGCGAAAGACTGTACTCCTCAAGGTCAAAGAGAAGATCAAGTGGCTCTTCTGCAAAATCGGCAGCCGTCACAAGCAGCAGCATCGGGATGGTGCCCACTGCATGGATGGACATCACCTCTCCTCCATTGGTTCACGCAGCTCCTCCCTACTGGTGTCCCAGAGAGAACGGAAGGCGTCCTCCAGCACTTCACAGACGTTCCTCTATATCTCTGATAATAGCCACAGCTTCTCCTCTAGCAGCTTCAAGATCGGTCAGGTGGGCTCTGCCTTTTCAGTGTTTCAGTCGTGA